The following are encoded together in the Oceanobacillus zhaokaii genome:
- the flhB gene encoding flagellar biosynthesis protein FlhB produces the protein MQLKMELQFFAGEKTEKATPKKRQDERKKGKVAKSQDVNAAILLISCLITLILFNNYILGNMTTLFEQFFTNYLAQEITISSVMQTFLIGVIELIKMVAPIFVIAIIAAFASNFLQIGFLFTTESLKFDLKKIDPIQGAKRIFSMRALVELLKSLLKIVCIGAITFFIIWIYKDEMLMTAFTNAENALSFFGRVTTTMGISATIALLFLAILDYAYQRFDFEKNLRMSKQDIKDEYKNMEGDPLIKSKIKERQRQAATRRMMSEVPNADVVITNPTHYAIAIKYDEEKASAPYVIAIGVDRTALKIKEIAKEHDVVMIENRPLAQALFKAVEIGDVIPEEFYQAVAEILAYVYRLEKKA, from the coding sequence TTGCAGCTGAAAATGGAACTACAGTTTTTTGCAGGTGAAAAGACAGAGAAGGCAACTCCGAAAAAGCGGCAAGATGAACGAAAGAAAGGTAAGGTCGCAAAAAGCCAAGATGTTAATGCTGCAATCTTATTAATAAGTTGTCTTATAACCTTGATTCTATTCAATAATTATATATTAGGTAATATGACGACACTATTTGAACAATTTTTTACAAATTATCTTGCACAAGAAATTACCATCTCTAGTGTAATGCAAACTTTTTTAATAGGTGTAATTGAGCTTATTAAAATGGTAGCTCCTATCTTTGTAATTGCAATTATCGCAGCATTTGCTTCTAATTTTTTACAGATAGGTTTTTTATTTACTACCGAATCATTAAAGTTCGATCTTAAAAAAATTGATCCTATTCAAGGTGCCAAAAGAATATTTTCAATGCGAGCTTTAGTCGAATTGCTAAAGTCATTATTGAAAATTGTTTGTATCGGTGCAATCACATTTTTTATTATTTGGATATATAAAGATGAGATGTTAATGACAGCCTTTACGAATGCAGAAAATGCACTCTCTTTTTTCGGGAGGGTTACAACGACCATGGGTATTTCCGCTACGATTGCATTATTATTTTTAGCCATACTTGATTACGCATACCAACGTTTTGACTTTGAAAAAAACTTGCGAATGTCAAAACAAGATATCAAAGATGAGTATAAAAATATGGAAGGTGACCCATTAATTAAATCCAAGATTAAAGAAAGACAAAGGCAAGCAGCAACAAGGCGGATGATGAGTGAAGTGCCAAATGCAGATGTGGTCATCACGAATCCTACCCATTATGCGATTGCGATTAAATATGATGAAGAAAAAGCAAGTGCACCATATGTTATTGCGATAGGTGTCGATCGAACGGCATTAAAGATTAAAGAGATTGCAAAGGAACATGATGTTGTAATGATAGAAAATCGACCACTAGCGCAAGCTTTATTTAAGGCTGTTGAAATTGGTGATGTGATACCAGAGGAATTTTACCAGGCTGTTGCCGAAATTTTGGCTTATGTTTATCGATTAGAGAAAAAAGCTTAA
- the fliM gene encoding flagellar motor switch protein FliM yields the protein MDEILSQNEIDALLSAISSGEMDAEELKKEEQEKKVRVYDFKRALRFSKDQIRSISRIHENYARLLTTFFSTQFRSFVNISVTSVDQIPFEEFIRSVPKKTVLNVYSAEPLDGRLIMEINPNIAYAILDRILGGKGNSTYKNEGLTEIEKILLRQIFEKTEQSLTEAWSSVAEIQPKLEDFEENPQFLQMISPNETVVVVSLSTAIGETSGMINICIPHILLEPIISKLSAHYWMQSPNKERDYESYHKLTKHVQQTQIDVRSILGETTISIQEFLKLNNQDVIALNQAIDDPLTLVINDKPKFKVQPGKYKNKMSVQVLEEIKEVNEDNE from the coding sequence ATGGACGAAATTCTTTCGCAAAATGAAATTGATGCATTATTATCTGCTATAAGTTCAGGAGAAATGGATGCCGAAGAATTAAAAAAAGAAGAACAGGAAAAAAAGGTTCGTGTATATGATTTTAAACGAGCATTACGTTTTTCCAAAGATCAAATAAGAAGTATATCGAGAATACATGAAAATTATGCCAGGTTGTTAACGACATTCTTTTCAACGCAATTTAGATCATTTGTTAATATATCTGTGACTTCAGTGGACCAAATACCATTTGAAGAGTTTATACGATCCGTACCAAAAAAGACGGTATTAAATGTATATAGTGCTGAGCCACTCGATGGCAGGCTAATTATGGAAATTAATCCGAATATCGCATATGCAATTTTAGACCGAATTCTCGGTGGAAAAGGAAACAGCACTTATAAAAATGAAGGTTTAACAGAAATTGAAAAAATACTGCTTAGACAAATATTTGAAAAAACAGAACAAAGTTTAACTGAAGCATGGTCGTCAGTTGCGGAGATACAGCCTAAACTGGAGGATTTTGAGGAGAATCCACAATTTTTACAAATGATTTCTCCTAATGAAACAGTTGTCGTTGTTTCATTATCCACGGCAATTGGTGAGACAAGCGGGATGATTAATATTTGCATTCCACATATTCTTCTCGAACCAATCATATCGAAATTGTCTGCCCATTATTGGATGCAATCACCTAATAAAGAGCGGGATTATGAAAGCTATCATAAATTAACAAAGCATGTTCAACAAACACAAATAGATGTAAGATCAATATTGGGTGAGACGACGATATCGATTCAAGAGTTCTTGAAGCTGAATAATCAAGATGTAATTGCGTTAAATCAAGCAATAGATGACCCTCTTACATTAGTAATTAATGATAAACCAAAATTTAAAGTACAGCCAGGAAAGTATAAAAACAAAATGTCTGTGCAAGTATTGGAAGAAATTAAAGAGGTGAATGAAGATAATGAATGA
- the fliY gene encoding flagellar motor switch phosphatase FliY: MMNDGMLSQDEIDALLNVSSDNDNLEDKEFNSQGYLSSIEVDTLGEIGNISFGSSATTLSTLLNQKVEITTPRVSVIEKRELKEAFSFQPVSIQVNYTDGFTGKNIFIIKATDAAIIADIMLGGDGTSPDTELNEIHLSAVQEAMNQMMGAAATSMSTIFNRKIDISPPSILDDSIINNETFFDEDAYVRVSFRLMVGNLIDSDMMQLMPMQFAKQLADQLLNDEVNVVSDEITPEAAATIETSERSPEPKFDQIPQTQSTYPKIAEEPVAQEPQFLGNHFGGQQATIQEASFSNFEKVELNHSEQRNLDMLLDIPLKITVELGRTKQSIKDILDLTSGSIIELDKLAGEPVDILVNDKLIAEGEVVVIDENFGVRVTDIVSKPDRLMKLK; the protein is encoded by the coding sequence ATAATGAATGACGGTATGCTATCACAGGACGAAATTGATGCACTATTAAACGTTAGTTCTGATAATGATAACTTAGAAGACAAAGAGTTTAACTCACAAGGTTATCTATCCAGCATTGAAGTAGATACATTAGGTGAAATCGGGAATATTTCATTTGGTAGTTCTGCAACAACACTATCAACCTTGTTGAATCAAAAAGTGGAAATTACTACACCTCGTGTATCTGTAATTGAAAAAAGGGAACTCAAAGAAGCATTTTCTTTTCAGCCCGTAAGTATCCAAGTAAATTACACAGATGGCTTTACAGGTAAAAATATATTTATTATTAAGGCAACAGATGCTGCGATTATCGCAGACATTATGCTTGGAGGAGACGGGACAAGCCCGGATACGGAATTAAATGAAATTCATTTAAGTGCTGTCCAAGAAGCAATGAATCAAATGATGGGTGCAGCAGCAACGAGTATGTCTACCATTTTTAACAGAAAAATAGATATCTCACCTCCATCTATATTAGATGATTCAATAATAAATAACGAAACCTTTTTTGATGAGGATGCCTATGTTCGAGTTTCATTCCGATTAATGGTAGGAAATCTAATCGACTCGGATATGATGCAATTAATGCCAATGCAATTTGCAAAGCAGTTAGCTGATCAATTATTGAATGATGAGGTAAATGTAGTTTCAGATGAGATAACACCTGAGGCTGCAGCAACGATTGAAACGTCGGAAAGATCACCAGAGCCTAAATTTGATCAAATTCCACAAACGCAGTCAACTTATCCGAAAATTGCAGAAGAGCCAGTAGCTCAGGAGCCACAATTCTTAGGGAACCATTTCGGTGGACAACAGGCAACTATTCAGGAAGCATCTTTTTCTAACTTTGAAAAAGTGGAATTAAATCATTCCGAACAAAGAAATTTGGATATGCTCCTTGATATTCCATTAAAGATAACCGTTGAACTCGGTCGTACGAAACAATCAATTAAAGATATTCTAGATCTCACTTCAGGTTCAATTATCGAGCTAGATAAACTAGCTGGTGAGCCGGTCGATATTCTTGTTAACGATAAATTAATTGCTGAGGGCGAAGTAGTCGTAATTGATGAGAACTTTGGTGTCCGAGTGACGGATATCGTTAGTAAACCAGATCGATTAATGAAATTAAAATAA
- the fliR gene encoding flagellar biosynthetic protein FliR, producing MLELINLNSLPVFLLIFVRVMAFFVTMPLFSYRTIPMQFKVGFSFFLALTMFYTVDSSMIVVDEMFLLLLIKEVIVGVLIGLIAFIILSAIQVAGGLIDFQMGFAIANVMDPQTGAQSPLSGQFLNIISLLFLLSIDGHHLIIDGIYNSYHFIPLDTFIPFENKSIADFVIQSFNNMFLIAFQIAIPIVGCLFLVDIALGIIARTVPQLNVFVVGLPLKIIVSFVALLIFLSLYMSLAQYLFDTMFKTMRGLMQLFGGA from the coding sequence ATGCTTGAATTAATTAATTTGAACAGTTTACCAGTATTTCTATTAATCTTTGTAAGGGTAATGGCCTTTTTTGTGACAATGCCTTTATTTTCTTATCGTACAATTCCGATGCAATTTAAAGTCGGTTTTAGCTTTTTCTTAGCATTAACAATGTTTTATACAGTTGATTCTTCCATGATTGTAGTAGATGAAATGTTCCTCTTGCTATTAATAAAAGAGGTAATTGTAGGTGTATTAATTGGACTAATTGCGTTTATTATCCTATCCGCCATTCAAGTTGCAGGAGGATTAATCGATTTTCAAATGGGATTTGCGATTGCGAATGTTATGGATCCGCAAACAGGTGCACAAAGTCCACTAAGCGGGCAGTTTTTAAATATCATATCCTTATTATTTCTCTTATCGATCGATGGTCATCATTTAATCATCGATGGAATTTATAATAGCTATCATTTTATACCATTAGATACGTTTATTCCTTTTGAAAATAAATCGATTGCGGATTTTGTCATCCAATCTTTTAATAATATGTTTTTAATTGCTTTTCAAATTGCAATTCCTATTGTCGGTTGTTTATTTTTAGTTGATATTGCGCTTGGTATTATTGCAAGAACAGTTCCGCAGCTAAATGTTTTCGTTGTTGGACTACCTTTGAAAATAATCGTAAGCTTTGTCGCACTGTTAATATTTCTATCCCTTTATATGTCACTAGCTCAGTATTTATTCGATACGATGTTTAAGACAATGCGGGGATTAATGCAATTATTTGGAGGTGCTTAA
- a CDS encoding flagellar biosynthetic protein FliO, with amino-acid sequence MKLNIIVYFTVVVVLLLHVFPSITVVAATPNAKDCIESEIDCNEMDDTLDNEITEVEEESLVVGDKTESLALSLVKMFFALVLVLALIYFLLKFLNKRNKLLNNQVNALEKLGGISLGQNKSIQLVRVGNQVFLLGVGDNIELLMEVTEKEVKEDLLHKDENTANDFISSSLFRSLLKSKTDDNKATGGNEFNKLFSNELEKLKKNRKKMIKMHEQKEDHNE; translated from the coding sequence TTGAAACTTAACATCATTGTTTACTTTACCGTTGTCGTTGTTCTGTTACTACATGTATTTCCAAGTATTACAGTAGTAGCAGCAACACCAAACGCTAAGGATTGTATTGAGAGCGAAATTGATTGTAATGAAATGGATGATACTCTAGATAATGAAATTACAGAAGTTGAAGAGGAGTCTTTAGTTGTCGGCGATAAAACAGAATCACTGGCTCTATCATTAGTTAAGATGTTTTTTGCCCTAGTATTAGTACTAGCTCTTATATACTTCCTATTAAAATTTTTAAATAAGCGCAATAAATTATTAAACAATCAAGTGAATGCATTAGAAAAATTAGGTGGAATATCTCTTGGACAAAATAAATCGATCCAGCTAGTACGTGTTGGAAATCAAGTTTTTTTATTGGGTGTTGGTGATAATATCGAACTATTAATGGAAGTTACCGAAAAAGAAGTAAAAGAGGATCTCCTACATAAAGATGAGAATACTGCAAATGATTTCATTTCTAGCTCGCTCTTTCGTTCGCTTCTAAAGTCGAAAACAGATGACAATAAAGCAACAGGTGGCAATGAGTTCAATAAGTTGTTTTCTAATGAACTTGAAAAACTTAAGAAAAACAGAAAGAAAATGATTAAAATGCATGAGCAGAAGGAAGATCATAATGAATGA
- the fliQ gene encoding flagellar biosynthesis protein FliQ: MSSEYVLALAENAISTLLLVTGPLLILALAVGLLVSIFQATTQIQEQTLAFVPKIIAVLVGLIFLGPWMLTKMVEFTASIFQSLNQFVG; encoded by the coding sequence ATGAGTAGTGAATATGTATTGGCACTGGCGGAAAATGCAATATCTACGTTGTTGCTTGTAACAGGACCATTATTGATATTGGCTCTTGCCGTTGGGCTGCTCGTCAGTATTTTTCAAGCAACAACCCAGATACAAGAACAAACATTAGCCTTTGTCCCGAAGATTATTGCAGTTTTAGTTGGACTTATATTTCTCGGTCCATGGATGTTAACTAAAATGGTAGAGTTCACCGCATCAATATTTCAAAGTTTAAATCAGTTTGTAGGGTAA
- a CDS encoding response regulator → MAKRILVVDDAAFMRMMIKDILTKNGYEVVGEAQDGAQAVEKYKELSPDLVTMDITMPEMDGITALKNIKAFNPEAKIIMCSAMGQQAMVIDAIQAGAKDFIVKPFQADRVIEAIQKALN, encoded by the coding sequence ATGGCAAAAAGAATTTTAGTAGTAGATGATGCAGCATTTATGCGAATGATGATTAAAGATATTTTGACTAAAAATGGTTATGAAGTAGTTGGTGAAGCACAAGATGGTGCGCAAGCAGTTGAAAAATATAAAGAGCTTTCACCTGATCTAGTAACGATGGATATCACGATGCCTGAAATGGATGGAATTACGGCGTTAAAAAATATCAAAGCATTTAACCCAGAAGCAAAAATAATTATGTGCTCTGCAATGGGGCAGCAAGCGATGGTTATTGATGCAATTCAAGCTGGAGCAAAGGACTTTATCGTAAAGCCTTTTCAAGCTGATCGTGTAATTGAGGCAATCCAAAAAGCGCTAAATTAA
- the flgG gene encoding flagellar basal body rod protein FlgG, whose protein sequence is MLRSMYAGISGMKNFQTKLDVIGNNIANVNTSGFKKGRVTFQDMMAQTTTGAQAPIPGSRGGSNAVQVGLGSQIGSIDNIHTQGFRQTTNNPLDLTIEGDGMFVLSAGGDETYFTRAGNFYLDDNGYIVNPDGYYLQGFPATNDVIGNQQDRLEIPENAQSFSISSNGTVNYIDANNNTRIAGQITLAKFSNPSGLQLSGSNLYMDSPNAGRVALQNGTDIFTPDTNGVGALVSGSLEMSNVDLAEEFTEMITAQRGFQANTRIITTSDEILQELVNLKR, encoded by the coding sequence ATGTTACGTTCAATGTATGCAGGGATCTCAGGAATGAAGAACTTCCAAACGAAATTAGATGTTATTGGTAATAATATTGCCAATGTAAATACATCCGGATTTAAAAAAGGCCGTGTTACTTTCCAGGATATGATGGCACAAACAACAACTGGTGCACAAGCACCAATACCAGGAAGTCGTGGTGGGAGTAATGCGGTACAGGTTGGACTTGGCTCACAAATCGGTTCAATCGATAATATTCATACGCAGGGTTTCCGTCAAACTACGAATAATCCTTTAGATCTAACAATTGAGGGGGATGGTATGTTTGTGTTAAGTGCTGGTGGCGATGAGACTTACTTCACTCGTGCTGGGAATTTTTATTTAGATGATAATGGCTACATCGTTAACCCAGATGGCTACTATTTACAGGGATTTCCTGCTACTAATGATGTTATAGGAAATCAACAAGATAGACTTGAAATACCTGAAAACGCGCAAAGCTTTAGTATTTCATCTAATGGGACAGTGAATTATATTGATGCAAATAATAATACACGTATTGCTGGACAAATTACACTAGCTAAATTTTCAAACCCATCAGGTCTTCAGCTATCAGGAAGTAACCTATATATGGACTCACCCAATGCCGGTCGTGTCGCTTTGCAAAATGGAACTGACATATTCACTCCAGACACTAATGGAGTTGGCGCACTAGTCAGTGGTTCCCTAGAAATGTCAAACGTTGACCTTGCCGAAGAATTTACCGAAATGATAACAGCACAACGTGGATTCCAGGCAAATACGAGAATTATTACAACTTCGGATGAAATCTTACAGGAATTAGTAAACTTAAAACGATAA
- a CDS encoding flagellar FlbD family protein has product MIQLFRLNGEAFILNAILIEQIQALPDTTITLLNGKKLVVKNTEKEVIQLVTAYYQTIGLQSIHIEAGEEK; this is encoded by the coding sequence ATGATTCAATTATTCCGTTTAAACGGTGAGGCCTTTATATTGAATGCTATCTTGATTGAACAAATTCAGGCTTTGCCAGATACAACAATTACTTTATTAAATGGTAAGAAGCTAGTGGTGAAGAATACAGAAAAAGAAGTGATTCAATTAGTTACTGCATATTATCAAACTATTGGATTACAAAGTATTCATATTGAGGCAGGTGAAGAAAAGTGA
- the fliL gene encoding flagellar basal body-associated protein FliL: MSKPIKAMIIFLVLLLIAAIAALVVVLNSSGENVQGKELTIDEVVEYSYESPEITTDLEDGSFVRIQFQILTDSKEAKEEVTKREFQLKNIIIKELAVMNEENFKSGLGNLEDILRTKLNEVMKDGSITAVYTINKILQ, from the coding sequence GTGAGTAAGCCGATTAAAGCAATGATTATCTTTCTCGTATTATTATTAATCGCGGCTATTGCTGCGTTAGTAGTAGTATTAAATTCTTCTGGAGAAAATGTTCAAGGTAAAGAACTAACAATTGACGAAGTAGTTGAATATTCATATGAATCTCCTGAAATCACCACCGACCTTGAAGATGGCAGCTTTGTACGAATTCAGTTTCAAATTTTAACAGATAGCAAGGAAGCGAAAGAAGAAGTAACCAAGCGAGAGTTCCAGCTTAAAAACATTATTATTAAAGAACTTGCGGTTATGAATGAAGAAAATTTTAAATCAGGTCTAGGAAACCTAGAGGATATACTAAGAACGAAATTAAATGAAGTAATGAAGGATGGCAGTATAACTGCTGTTTATACAATAAATAAAATTTTGCAATAG
- the fliP gene encoding flagellar type III secretion system pore protein FliP (The bacterial flagellar biogenesis protein FliP forms a type III secretion system (T3SS)-type pore required for flagellar assembly.): MNEFVDMFSNSDPSNVATSVKLLLLLTVLSLAPGILILMTSFTRIIIVLSFVRTSLGTQQMPPNQVLIGLALFLTFFIMAPTFSQVYDEALEPLFAEEITLDEAYDNASTPIKDFMASHTRQKDLALFLNYSQIEQPESIQDIPLTTLVPAFAISELKTAFQMGFMIFIPFLVIDMAVASILMSMGMMMLPPVMISLPFKILLFVLVDGWYLITHSLLDGF, translated from the coding sequence ATGAATGAATTTGTTGATATGTTTTCAAACTCAGATCCTTCTAATGTAGCAACATCTGTTAAATTACTTCTATTATTAACGGTATTATCATTAGCGCCAGGAATCTTAATCTTGATGACGAGTTTCACAAGGATTATTATTGTATTGTCATTTGTTCGAACATCACTAGGTACGCAACAAATGCCGCCAAACCAAGTATTAATCGGTCTTGCGCTATTTCTGACCTTCTTCATTATGGCGCCTACGTTCAGTCAAGTATATGATGAAGCATTAGAGCCCCTATTCGCAGAAGAAATAACCTTAGACGAGGCATATGACAATGCGAGTACACCAATAAAAGATTTCATGGCTAGTCACACAAGACAAAAGGATTTGGCATTATTTTTAAATTACTCACAGATTGAACAGCCGGAATCAATTCAAGATATTCCACTTACAACCTTAGTGCCTGCTTTTGCAATTAGTGAGTTAAAAACAGCATTTCAAATGGGCTTTATGATATTTATTCCATTTTTGGTAATTGATATGGCTGTTGCTAGTATTCTAATGTCAATGGGGATGATGATGTTACCGCCAGTTATGATTTCATTACCATTTAAAATACTATTATTTGTTTTAGTAGATGGCTGGTATTTAATCACACACTCCTTGTTAGATGGATTTTAG
- the flhA gene encoding flagellar biosynthesis protein FlhA: protein MKVRDMSVLVAVIVVIMMLVIPLPGWLLDILILVNITLSLIVILVSMNTTEVLQFSVFPTLILLLTLFRLALNVSTTRAILSEGHAGGVVDTFGSFVIGDNPLVGFVVFIILVIINFLVITKGSERVSEVAARFSLDAMPGKQMAIDADLNAGLVSEKEARERREKVEREADFHGSMDGASKFVKGDAIAGIIIVIINIVFGIIIGMMQMGMPIAEAVTTFTRLTVGDGLVSQIPALLVSTATGIVVTRSSGLGNLGTQVTGQLTQYPKLLFIAAATIFLIGVVTPINFLLTTTLAGLLAISGYILLRQSNEPEIADVEEDVQAESSAMRSPENVVNLLNMDPIEFEFGYALIPLADANQGGDLLDRIVMIRRQLAIELGIVIPVVRIRDNIQLNPNEYRLKVKGNVVASDELLLDHYLAMAPGIDDDEIEGIDTKEPAFDLPAKWISEELKDEAELSGYTVVDPPSVVSTHITEVIKNYAHILLGRQETKQLIDHLKESYPILVDEVTPEPLAIGDIQKVLAKLLRENISIRNLPIIFETLADFSKLTNDTELLGEYVRQALSAQITKQYTNDDLSLKVITVSGKVEKLIAENIKQTEHGNYLSLDPESQQLIIKTIHEEVEKLTIQEETAIILCSPAIRMYLKQLLDRFLPQVVVLSYNELEPNVQVQSVGVVNVA, encoded by the coding sequence ATGAAAGTACGTGATATGTCCGTTCTTGTAGCGGTAATTGTAGTAATAATGATGTTAGTAATTCCATTACCGGGATGGCTATTAGATATACTTATTTTAGTAAATATAACCCTTTCTTTAATTGTAATTTTAGTATCAATGAACACGACGGAGGTTTTACAATTTTCCGTTTTTCCTACCTTAATACTACTATTGACATTATTTCGCTTAGCACTAAATGTATCTACAACAAGAGCGATATTGTCAGAAGGGCATGCTGGTGGGGTCGTAGATACGTTTGGGTCCTTTGTAATTGGGGATAATCCACTAGTTGGTTTTGTTGTATTTATTATCTTAGTTATCATAAATTTTTTAGTCATTACAAAAGGATCTGAGCGGGTATCTGAAGTTGCAGCAAGATTTTCTTTAGATGCTATGCCTGGAAAGCAAATGGCGATTGATGCAGACTTAAATGCTGGACTAGTCTCTGAGAAGGAAGCGAGAGAGAGACGTGAAAAAGTGGAAAGAGAAGCGGATTTCCATGGATCAATGGATGGTGCCAGTAAGTTTGTTAAAGGGGATGCAATTGCAGGTATCATTATTGTTATTATTAATATCGTATTTGGAATTATCATCGGAATGATGCAAATGGGAATGCCTATTGCAGAAGCTGTTACAACCTTTACTCGTCTAACTGTAGGTGATGGGCTAGTAAGTCAAATACCAGCGTTATTAGTGTCAACTGCAACTGGTATTGTAGTGACTAGGTCAAGTGGTTTAGGTAATTTAGGTACACAGGTAACTGGGCAGCTTACACAGTATCCAAAATTATTATTTATTGCTGCTGCAACAATCTTCCTAATTGGTGTAGTTACTCCAATTAATTTCCTATTAACAACTACACTCGCGGGCTTATTAGCAATCAGTGGCTATATCTTGCTGAGACAGTCTAATGAACCAGAAATTGCAGATGTTGAGGAAGATGTACAAGCCGAAAGTTCAGCGATGCGTTCTCCAGAAAATGTAGTAAATCTATTAAATATGGACCCAATTGAATTTGAGTTTGGTTATGCACTTATTCCTTTAGCGGACGCAAATCAAGGTGGCGATTTATTGGATAGGATCGTGATGATCCGAAGGCAATTAGCAATAGAACTTGGAATTGTGATTCCAGTAGTGCGTATCCGTGATAATATTCAACTGAATCCGAATGAGTATCGTCTCAAAGTGAAGGGGAATGTCGTAGCTTCCGATGAATTATTATTAGATCATTATTTAGCAATGGCTCCAGGAATTGATGACGATGAAATTGAAGGAATCGACACGAAAGAACCTGCATTTGACCTCCCAGCCAAATGGATAAGTGAAGAACTGAAGGACGAGGCTGAGTTGTCAGGATATACGGTAGTAGATCCGCCATCTGTTGTTTCAACACATATTACCGAGGTAATTAAAAACTATGCACATATTCTATTAGGAAGACAAGAAACGAAACAGTTAATTGATCATCTTAAAGAATCGTATCCAATTTTAGTTGATGAAGTAACACCAGAACCACTTGCAATTGGAGATATTCAAAAAGTTCTTGCTAAATTACTGAGGGAGAATATATCGATTCGCAATTTACCGATCATCTTCGAAACACTAGCTGATTTTTCAAAATTAACGAATGATACAGAGCTGTTAGGGGAATATGTGAGACAAGCATTATCAGCACAAATTACAAAGCAATATACAAATGATGACCTGTCCTTAAAAGTAATCACAGTCTCTGGAAAAGTAGAAAAACTAATTGCTGAAAATATTAAACAAACGGAGCATGGCAATTACCTATCATTAGATCCGGAATCACAGCAATTGATAATTAAGACGATTCATGAAGAGGTAGAAAAGCTGACGATTCAAGAAGAAACAGCAATTATATTATGTTCCCCAGCAATTCGCATGTATTTAAAACAGTTGTTGGACAGGTTTTTACCTCAGGTTGTCGTATTGTCATATAATGAACTGGAACCAAATGTACAAGTTCAAAGTGTTGGAGTGGTGAATGTAGCATGA